A portion of the Phoenix dactylifera cultivar Barhee BC4 unplaced genomic scaffold, palm_55x_up_171113_PBpolish2nd_filt_p 001799F, whole genome shotgun sequence genome contains these proteins:
- the LOC120109096 gene encoding uncharacterized protein LOC120109096 — translation MQEAEITGVTKASPKLAGDIWALHSAHTTSRTVLISWMPPSPGFLEVNFDGSVDDEERCSGVGFAIRDHDSKLVAAHGRRTFDSTVVCTELRAAWEGIYYARRTLGADHIILECDSATVVEWIQRQGCTAEDRLLIHEICRLMEECDSHQASHVFREANEAVDWVASYTAHHSGGFVWVGSGSIPGPLCSVLFSNFVDCIHIRSV, via the coding sequence ATGCAGGAGGCTGAGATCACCGGTGTTACAAAGGCATCACCTAAGTTGGCTGGGGACATCTGGGCCCTCCATTCTGCTCACACAACGTCTAGGACAGTACTCATCTCCTGGATGCCCCCATCCCCTGGTTTTCTCGAAGTGAACTTCGACGGCAGTGTGGATGATGAGGAAAGATGTAGTGGCGTGGGGTTCGCCATCCGAGATCACGACTCCAAATTAGTTGCGGCACATGGTCGGCGGACTTTTGACTCAACAGTGGTGTGTACCGAGCTTAGAGCAGCCTGGGAGGGCATCTACTATGCAAGGCGGACACTGGGTGCGGACCATATTATTCTCGAGTGCGATTCAGCCACAGTGGTTGAATGGATCCAGAGACAAGGATGCACTGCTGAAGACCGGCTGTTGATCCATGAGATTTGCAGGTTGATGGAGGAGTGTGACTCCCACCAGGCTTCACACGTGTTTAGGGAGGCCAACGAAGCAGTTGATTGGGTGGCCTCCTATACGGCCCACCACTCCGGTGGTTTTGTTTGGGTTGGAAGTGGGTCTATTCCAGGGCCATTATGTAgtgttttattttctaattttgttgacTGCATTCACATCCGTAGTGTGTGA